One Danio rerio strain Tuebingen ecotype United States chromosome 22, GRCz12tu, whole genome shotgun sequence genomic window carries:
- the atpaf1 gene encoding ATP synthase mitochondrial F1 complex assembly factor 1 → MWDGEKMAAAMVQMSCLYRGMLAVRNHGIRPLIPGLVPSHFRAFSMKKEPELEENPYYSKYEEKIRKLRSSKPQEYESRLEKRTELKTEPLGRSRQAEFVKYMEKELDKRGKDGDGGFTKDKTLGSILNLEMVQEKSGAEITELWMQYFSKKDTISAVIPSSTFDVIFGRAKSCPTFLYALPQNEGYEFFVGQWAGNELHFTSLINVQTMGENAPSQLILYHYTDLQKDKDIVLMTAEMDSKFVTVHQAQCLANQVQLFYGSQRLETFRLVETFNHKPEEFKHMAVIAELEQSGIGPAVTTK, encoded by the exons ATGTGGGACGGGGAAAAGATGGCGGCCGCCATGGTGCAAATGTCGTGTTTGTACCGCGGGATGTTGGCGGTCAGAAACCACGGAATCCGCCCGCTGATCCCCGGACTTGTGCCGTCTCACTTCAGGGCCTTCTCGATGAAGAAAGAGCCCGAGCTGGAGGAAAATCCATATTACAGCAAATACGAGGAGAAGATCAGGAAACTGCGGAG CTCAAAACCTCAAGAATATGAATCCCGGCTGGAGAAGCGAACTGAGTTGAAGACGGAGCCACTCGGGCGCTCCAGACAAGCAGAGTTTGTCAAATACATGGAGAAAGAG TTGGACAAACGTGGTAAAGATGGTGATGGAGGATTCACTAAAGACAAA ACATTAGGCTCTATCCTCAACCTTGAAATGGTTCAGGAGAAATCTGGAGCTGAAATTACAGAG CTTTGGATGCAGTACTTCTCTAAGAAAGACACGATCAGCGCTGTCATACCA AGTTCAACATTTGACGTTATTTTTGGTCGCGCAAAATCATGTCCAACG TTTCTGTACGCTCTACCCCAGAATGAGGGTTATGAGTTTTTTGTGGGCCAGTGGGCTGGTAATGAGCTGCACTTCACATCTTTAATCAACGTTCAG ACTATGGGAGAAAATGCGCCCAGCCAGCTTATTTTGTACCACTACACAGACCTGCAGAAGGACAAAGATATTGTTTTGATGACGGCTGAGATGGACAGCAAATTTGTG ACGGTCCACCAGGCGCAGTGTTTGGCCAATCAGGTGCAGCTGTTTTATGGATCGCAGAGGCTTGAGACTTTCCGATTGGTCGAGACCTTTAACCACAAACCGGAGGAGTTTAAACACATGGCTGTGATCGCAGAACTAGAACAGAGTGGAATTGGACCAGCGGTCACTACGAAGTAA
- the atpaf1 gene encoding ATP synthase mitochondrial F1 complex assembly factor 1 isoform X1 — translation MEKELDKRGKDGDGGFTKDKTLGSILNLEMVQEKSGAEITELWMQYFSKKDTISAVIPSSTFDVIFGRAKSCPTFLYALPQNEGYEFFVGQWAGNELHFTSLINVQTMGENAPSQLILYHYTDLQKDKDIVLMTAEMDSKFVTVHQAQCLANQVQLFYGSQRLETFRLVETFNHKPEEFKHMAVIAELEQSGIGPAVTTK, via the exons ATGGAGAAAGAG TTGGACAAACGTGGTAAAGATGGTGATGGAGGATTCACTAAAGACAAA ACATTAGGCTCTATCCTCAACCTTGAAATGGTTCAGGAGAAATCTGGAGCTGAAATTACAGAG CTTTGGATGCAGTACTTCTCTAAGAAAGACACGATCAGCGCTGTCATACCA AGTTCAACATTTGACGTTATTTTTGGTCGCGCAAAATCATGTCCAACG TTTCTGTACGCTCTACCCCAGAATGAGGGTTATGAGTTTTTTGTGGGCCAGTGGGCTGGTAATGAGCTGCACTTCACATCTTTAATCAACGTTCAG ACTATGGGAGAAAATGCGCCCAGCCAGCTTATTTTGTACCACTACACAGACCTGCAGAAGGACAAAGATATTGTTTTGATGACGGCTGAGATGGACAGCAAATTTGTG ACGGTCCACCAGGCGCAGTGTTTGGCCAATCAGGTGCAGCTGTTTTATGGATCGCAGAGGCTTGAGACTTTCCGATTGGTCGAGACCTTTAACCACAAACCGGAGGAGTTTAAACACATGGCTGTGATCGCAGAACTAGAACAGAGTGGAATTGGACCAGCGGTCACTACGAAGTAA